One genomic region from Hoeflea algicola encodes:
- a CDS encoding urate hydroxylase PuuD, whose protein sequence is MYEYALAWEWLSFAVRWLHVITAIAWIGSSFYFIALDLGLVQRPGLPEGAYGEEWQVHGGGFYHIQKYLVAPERLPEHLTWFKWESYVTWLSGFAMLCVVYYAGAELYLIDANVLDVSAPIAIAISVASIVLGWIIYDLLCKSPIGNSTTGLMVVLFAVLVAMAWGYTQVFTGRAALLHLGAFTATIMSANVAMIIIPNQKVVVADLRAGRKPDPKYGRIAKQRSLHNNYLTLPVIFLMLSNHYPLAFATQWNWLIAALVFLMGVTIRHWFNTVHARQGKPHWTWAVTVALFAAIMWLSSLPRTDEPVEEAQLAPTFQRFVDNAHFEAVSETVLGRCSMCHAAEPFWDGIAHAPKDVKLETEAQIARHAREIYLQAGRSHAMPPGNVSFIEPEERRLIVAWYESAVAGETAQ, encoded by the coding sequence ATGTACGAATACGCCCTGGCATGGGAATGGCTGAGCTTCGCCGTACGCTGGCTGCATGTGATCACGGCCATCGCCTGGATCGGATCATCGTTCTATTTCATCGCGCTGGACCTTGGCCTGGTGCAACGGCCGGGCCTGCCCGAAGGCGCCTACGGCGAAGAATGGCAGGTGCATGGCGGCGGCTTCTACCATATCCAGAAATACCTGGTCGCGCCGGAACGGCTGCCCGAACACCTGACCTGGTTCAAATGGGAAAGCTACGTCACCTGGCTGTCGGGCTTTGCGATGCTGTGCGTGGTCTATTACGCCGGCGCCGAGCTTTATCTGATCGACGCCAATGTGCTTGATGTCTCCGCCCCCATCGCCATTGCCATTTCGGTGGCGTCGATCGTGCTGGGATGGATCATCTATGACCTTCTGTGCAAATCACCGATCGGCAACAGCACGACCGGCTTGATGGTGGTGCTGTTTGCGGTGCTGGTGGCGATGGCCTGGGGCTATACCCAGGTATTTACCGGCCGCGCCGCTCTGTTGCATCTGGGTGCCTTCACCGCGACAATCATGAGCGCCAATGTGGCGATGATCATCATTCCCAACCAGAAGGTAGTGGTCGCCGACCTCAGGGCCGGACGCAAGCCGGACCCGAAATATGGCCGCATCGCCAAGCAGCGCTCGCTGCACAACAACTACCTCACCCTGCCGGTGATTTTCCTGATGCTGTCCAACCACTATCCGCTTGCCTTTGCCACCCAGTGGAACTGGCTGATCGCTGCGCTGGTGTTTTTGATGGGGGTTACCATCCGCCACTGGTTCAACACGGTGCACGCCCGCCAGGGCAAGCCGCACTGGACCTGGGCCGTCACCGTGGCGCTGTTTGCCGCCATCATGTGGCTGTCGAGCCTGCCGCGGACCGACGAACCGGTCGAGGAAGCCCAACTTGCGCCGACCTTCCAGCGGTTTGTCGACAACGCCCATTTCGAAGCCGTCAGCGAGACCGTGCTCGGCCGCTGCTCGATGTGCCACGCCGCGGAGCCGTTCTGGGACGGCATCGCCCATGCGCCCAAGGACGTCAAACTCGAAACCGAAGCGCAGATCGCCCGTCACGCACGGGAAATCTATCTTCAGGCAGGACGCAGCCACGCCATGCCGCCCGGCAATGTCAGCTTCATCGAACCCGAAGAGCGTCGCCTGATCGTCGCCTGGTATGAATCGGCCGTTGCCGGAGAGACTGCTCAATGA
- a CDS encoding NAD(P)/FAD-dependent oxidoreductase, protein MMVGDSRVAHGGQAAPDLLIAGAGVTGLWLALKAARVGLSVLLAERAHVGAGASGGFLGALMPHSPERWNGKKDFQFRALVDLESEIATLEAETGLSCGYRRVGRLMPLTSERARTTALERIAEAKANWGDRFGFEVNHTPDRHNWPNIVSAPRGLVHETLSARLMPPALTAALAARLATMPNVDIRLGVGLLSIDRQESVAHLSDGSAIGFGHLALANGVDAFAFLAAAADQPSVSLGGPIKGQAALFDADASPDLPLVYDDGIYVIAHDSGQVAVGSTSEREFDDPHGTDVLLDDVIKGARRLCPLIRHAPVVQRWAGLRPRAIGRDPMLGPVPGAPRILAMAGGFKISFGVAHRMADCLVAEITGGGGPDMPDSFSVAHHLGKAR, encoded by the coding sequence ATGATGGTTGGCGATAGCCGCGTGGCGCACGGTGGTCAAGCCGCGCCCGATCTGCTGATCGCCGGCGCCGGCGTGACCGGCCTGTGGCTGGCGTTGAAGGCGGCGCGCGTTGGCCTGTCGGTATTGTTGGCCGAGCGCGCCCATGTCGGCGCCGGCGCCAGCGGCGGGTTTCTGGGTGCGCTGATGCCGCACAGCCCCGAGCGCTGGAATGGCAAGAAGGATTTCCAGTTTCGCGCACTTGTCGATCTGGAGAGCGAAATCGCCACGCTGGAGGCAGAAACCGGCCTGAGTTGCGGCTACCGCCGCGTCGGCCGACTGATGCCGCTGACCAGCGAGCGGGCACGGACCACCGCGCTTGAGCGAATTGCCGAGGCGAAAGCCAACTGGGGCGATCGTTTTGGCTTTGAGGTCAACCATACCCCCGACCGTCACAATTGGCCCAACATCGTTTCCGCGCCGCGCGGGCTGGTTCACGAAACCCTGTCGGCGCGGCTGATGCCACCGGCCCTGACTGCGGCTCTGGCTGCGCGTCTGGCGACAATGCCAAATGTCGATATTCGCCTCGGCGTTGGCCTGCTCTCGATCGACAGGCAGGAAAGCGTCGCCCATCTCTCGGATGGATCGGCCATCGGTTTCGGCCATCTTGCACTGGCCAATGGCGTTGACGCTTTTGCCTTTCTGGCCGCCGCGGCGGACCAGCCATCGGTATCTCTTGGTGGCCCGATCAAGGGGCAGGCGGCGCTGTTTGACGCCGATGCATCGCCGGATCTGCCGTTGGTTTATGATGACGGCATCTATGTGATCGCCCATGACAGTGGCCAGGTTGCGGTCGGTTCGACCAGCGAACGTGAATTCGATGATCCGCACGGCACCGATGTGCTGCTGGACGATGTGATCAAGGGCGCTCGCAGGCTCTGCCCGCTGATCAGGCATGCGCCGGTGGTGCAGCGCTGGGCCGGGCTGCGGCCGCGTGCCATTGGTCGCGACCCGATGCTGGGTCCGGTGCCGGGCGCGCCGCGAATTTTGGCGATGGCCGGCGGCTTCAAGATCAGCTTTGGCGTGGCCCACCGCATGGCTGACTGCCTGGTCGCTGAAATCACCGGCGGCGGCGGCCCCGATATGCCCGATAGTTTTTCCGTCGCGCACCATCTCGGCAAGGCTCGGTGA
- the ugpB gene encoding sn-glycerol-3-phosphate ABC transporter substrate-binding protein UgpB, with amino-acid sequence MKRYIAAGVIAALMAGVAPATAATQVDFWHAFTGRLGELLDEQVSKFNASQDEFVVVATNKGNYSETLNAGIAAFRAGEQPDILQVFEVGTATMMAAKGAIKPVYEVMAESGLPFDQSVYLAAVAGYYTTTEGQMLSLPYNSSTPVLYVNKDALKAAGLDPEMDLSTWEQVGTALDALKESGNKCPLTTAWQSWVHLENLSAYHNVPFASQENGFAGLDTELTFNGDVQVKHIETMGQWAKDGKFIYSGRRNEGGAPFRAGECALFTESSAGYAGVKKEATFDFAIRPLPYWSDVEGAPQNTIIGGASLWAMAGQTPEEYKGVAAFFNFLSSSDIQAKWHQDTGYLPITMAAYDATKASGFYDENPGTDISIIQMTGKAPTANSKGLRLGSFDQIRGVIDEELEGVWNGSKSAKDALDSAVSRGNELLRRFEQANK; translated from the coding sequence ATGAAAAGATACATCGCTGCTGGCGTCATCGCCGCACTCATGGCTGGTGTCGCACCAGCCACCGCCGCCACCCAGGTTGATTTCTGGCATGCTTTCACCGGACGCCTCGGCGAGCTTCTTGACGAGCAGGTTTCCAAGTTCAATGCGTCGCAGGACGAGTTCGTGGTCGTTGCCACCAACAAGGGCAATTATTCCGAAACGCTCAACGCCGGCATCGCCGCCTTCCGTGCGGGCGAGCAGCCTGACATCCTTCAGGTGTTCGAAGTCGGCACTGCCACGATGATGGCAGCCAAGGGCGCCATCAAGCCGGTCTATGAAGTGATGGCCGAATCCGGCCTGCCGTTCGATCAGTCAGTCTATCTTGCCGCCGTTGCCGGTTATTACACGACCACCGAAGGCCAGATGCTGTCGCTGCCTTACAACTCCTCGACCCCGGTGCTCTACGTCAACAAGGATGCGCTGAAGGCTGCTGGTCTCGATCCAGAAATGGATCTTTCGACCTGGGAACAGGTTGGAACGGCTCTCGACGCGCTCAAGGAATCGGGCAACAAGTGCCCGCTGACGACTGCATGGCAGAGCTGGGTTCACCTTGAGAACCTTTCTGCCTATCACAATGTACCTTTTGCCTCGCAGGAGAACGGTTTTGCCGGTCTCGACACCGAACTCACCTTCAACGGTGATGTTCAGGTCAAGCACATCGAAACCATGGGCCAGTGGGCCAAGGACGGCAAGTTCATCTATTCGGGCCGTCGCAACGAAGGTGGTGCACCGTTCCGTGCCGGTGAATGCGCATTGTTCACCGAATCGTCGGCTGGCTATGCCGGCGTGAAGAAGGAAGCGACCTTCGATTTCGCCATTCGCCCGCTGCCTTACTGGAGCGATGTCGAAGGCGCACCGCAAAACACCATCATCGGCGGCGCTTCGCTGTGGGCCATGGCCGGTCAGACCCCGGAAGAATACAAGGGCGTTGCAGCCTTCTTCAACTTCCTGTCCAGCTCGGACATCCAGGCCAAGTGGCATCAGGATACCGGTTATCTGCCGATCACCATGGCGGCGTATGACGCCACCAAGGCTTCCGGTTTCTATGACGAAAACCCGGGCACCGACATCTCCATTATCCAGATGACCGGCAAGGCACCGACTGCCAACTCCAAGGGTCTACGGCTCGGCAGCTTCGACCAGATCCGCGGCGTCATCGATGAAGAACTCGAAGGTGTCTGGAACGGCTCCAAGTCGGCCAAGGATGCGCTTGACTCGGCTGTCTCGCGCGGCAATGAACTGCTCCGCCGTTTCGAGCAGGCCAACAAGTAA
- the ugpA gene encoding sn-glycerol-3-phosphate ABC transporter permease UgpA, with product MEKRVVFDNRWLPYLLVAPQLLVTIVFFFWPAGQAIYQSAFIPDPFGLKTQFVGLGNFEYLFSNQYYREAFLTTGVFSVLVTVSSMSFALWLAVLADRVIKGSGAYRTLLIWPYAVAPAIAGVLWLFMFNPFTGIIAWMLSQLGYAWNHNLDGGEAMALVVAASAWKQISYNFLFFLAGLQAIPKSVIEAAAIDGASFWRRFWTIVFPLLSPTTFFLLVVNVIYAFFDTFGVIHTITQGGPQQSTTILVYKVFADGFIGQDLGSSAAQSVVLLVLVTILTVVQFRFIERRVHY from the coding sequence ATGGAAAAGCGCGTCGTCTTCGACAATCGCTGGCTGCCGTATCTCTTGGTGGCGCCGCAACTGCTTGTCACGATCGTGTTCTTCTTCTGGCCCGCCGGACAGGCGATCTACCAGTCCGCCTTCATTCCCGATCCGTTCGGGCTGAAGACCCAGTTCGTCGGACTTGGCAATTTCGAATATCTGTTTTCCAACCAGTATTATCGCGAGGCGTTTCTCACCACCGGCGTCTTCTCCGTACTGGTGACGGTCTCGTCGATGTCGTTTGCTCTATGGCTGGCGGTGCTGGCTGACCGGGTGATCAAGGGCTCGGGCGCCTACCGCACTCTGCTGATCTGGCCCTATGCCGTTGCCCCGGCAATCGCCGGCGTGCTGTGGCTGTTCATGTTCAATCCGTTCACCGGCATCATCGCCTGGATGCTGTCTCAACTGGGCTATGCCTGGAATCACAATCTTGATGGCGGCGAAGCCATGGCGCTGGTGGTGGCGGCTTCGGCCTGGAAGCAGATCAGTTACAATTTCCTGTTTTTCCTCGCCGGTCTGCAGGCAATCCCCAAAAGCGTCATCGAGGCCGCGGCGATCGACGGCGCCAGCTTCTGGCGCCGGTTCTGGACCATCGTTTTCCCGCTGTTGTCGCCGACCACCTTTTTCCTGCTCGTGGTCAATGTCATCTATGCCTTTTTCGATACCTTCGGGGTCATTCACACGATTACCCAGGGCGGCCCGCAACAATCGACCACGATCCTTGTCTACAAGGTTTTCGCCGATGGCTTCATCGGCCAGGATCTCGGATCTTCGGCAGCGCAGTCAGTGGTGCTCCTTGTGCTGGTGACAATCCTGACGGTGGTCCAGTTCCGGTTCATTGAACGGCGGGTGC
- the uraD gene encoding 2-oxo-4-hydroxy-4-carboxy-5-ureidoimidazoline decarboxylase produces the protein MMDRDEFVGRFGGVFEHSPWIAEQAFDNGRIVEPLRAGPVHEALCAEFRAADHDQRLGVLQAHPDLAGKLAIAGDLTVESKSEQAGAGLDRLNADEHARFTELNTRYMRDFGFPFIIAVKGHDKDSILAAFETRVSNDEATEFETACAQVEKIAGFRISALLPEA, from the coding sequence ATGATGGACCGCGATGAGTTTGTCGGCCGGTTTGGCGGTGTGTTCGAGCATTCGCCGTGGATTGCGGAGCAGGCTTTCGACAATGGCCGCATCGTCGAGCCATTGCGCGCCGGTCCCGTACATGAGGCCTTGTGCGCCGAATTCCGCGCCGCCGACCACGACCAGAGGCTGGGCGTGCTGCAGGCTCACCCGGACCTGGCTGGAAAACTCGCCATTGCCGGCGACCTGACCGTGGAATCGAAAAGCGAGCAGGCCGGCGCCGGTCTTGACCGGCTGAATGCCGACGAACATGCCCGCTTTACCGAGCTCAACACCCGCTACATGCGCGATTTCGGCTTTCCCTTCATCATCGCGGTCAAGGGGCACGACAAGGACAGCATTCTGGCGGCTTTCGAGACCCGCGTCAGCAACGACGAGGCCACAGAATTCGAAACCGCATGTGCGCAAGTCGAGAAAATCGCCGGCTTTCGTATTTCCGCTCTCCTGCCGGAGGCCTGA
- the guaD gene encoding guanine deaminase: MTTRLLRGRTLSFVSRPQARDDHESYIYEEDGALLIEDGKISAAGTYADIKRTAPEGTEIIDHRPLLLMAGFIDPHIHFPQMQVTASYAANLLEWLNTYTFVEEQRFADADHCARFAKLFFDELLRQGTTTAAAYCSVHKGSADAYFAEATRRNLLMIGGKVMMDRNAPEPLTDTAQSSYDDTKAVIESWHGKGRNHVAITPRFAITSTAAQLDAAGTLAREYPDLLIQTHLSENDAEIAYTLELYPDAKDYTDVYARHGLLSEKALLGHAIHLSDREMAVIAEAGAVAVHCPTSNLFLGSGLFDLKRIKQHGVRTAIATDIGGGSSYSLLRTLDEAYKIQQLRGYRLPPLENFWQATRGNAEALGLVERIGTLEAGSDADIIALDSSATPAMQIRRETVSTLEEELFLLQTLGDDRTVRQVYVAGEAV, from the coding sequence ATGACGACCAGACTGCTGCGTGGACGAACCTTGAGTTTTGTCTCCCGCCCGCAAGCGCGGGATGACCATGAAAGTTACATCTATGAGGAAGACGGTGCGCTGCTGATCGAGGATGGCAAGATCTCTGCTGCCGGCACCTATGCCGATATCAAACGGACGGCGCCCGAAGGAACGGAGATCATCGACCACCGGCCGCTGTTGCTGATGGCGGGATTCATCGATCCGCATATCCATTTCCCGCAAATGCAGGTGACGGCAAGCTATGCCGCCAATCTGCTGGAATGGCTCAACACCTACACATTCGTCGAGGAACAGCGGTTTGCCGATGCCGATCACTGCGCCCGTTTCGCCAAGCTGTTCTTTGATGAATTGCTGCGCCAGGGCACCACGACAGCGGCCGCCTATTGCTCGGTTCACAAGGGGTCCGCCGACGCCTATTTCGCCGAAGCCACGCGCCGCAACCTGCTGATGATCGGCGGCAAGGTGATGATGGATCGCAATGCGCCGGAGCCGCTGACCGACACAGCGCAATCGAGTTACGACGACACCAAGGCCGTTATCGAGAGCTGGCACGGCAAGGGCCGGAACCATGTCGCAATCACCCCGCGGTTTGCCATCACGTCGACGGCGGCGCAGCTTGATGCCGCCGGCACGCTGGCACGTGAATATCCCGATTTATTGATCCAGACCCATCTGTCGGAGAATGACGCCGAGATCGCCTACACGCTCGAACTCTATCCCGACGCAAAGGACTACACCGATGTCTATGCCCGTCACGGTTTGCTGAGCGAAAAGGCGCTGCTCGGGCATGCGATCCATCTGTCGGACCGGGAGATGGCAGTCATCGCTGAAGCCGGTGCGGTTGCCGTGCATTGCCCGACCTCGAACCTGTTCCTGGGCTCGGGCCTGTTTGATCTCAAGCGGATCAAGCAGCATGGGGTGCGCACGGCGATTGCCACCGACATTGGCGGCGGCTCGAGCTACTCGCTGCTCAGAACCCTCGACGAGGCCTACAAGATCCAGCAATTGCGCGGCTACCGACTGCCGCCACTTGAAAATTTCTGGCAGGCAACGCGCGGCAATGCCGAAGCGCTGGGGCTGGTCGAGCGGATCGGCACGCTGGAGGCCGGTAGCGACGCCGACATTATCGCGCTGGATTCGTCGGCGACACCAGCGATGCAGATCCGCCGCGAAACGGTATCGACGCTGGAAGAGGAATTGTTCCTGCTGCAGACACTGGGCGACGACCGCACGGTGCGCCAAGTCTACGTGGCCGGCGAGGCAGTTTGA
- a CDS encoding response regulator, giving the protein MTWGEIRQIVTNLAGNAIKFTETGHVLIELTGTSAAEDMIDFKLQVQDTGMGIPPEKLEAVFDKFSQVDNSSTRRHEGTGLGLAITSRLVSLMGGKIGATSTPGEGSVFTVELPMAIDRQAAPDRIVPVDVSGSRILVIDDNAVNREILIEQLTAWGFDACAAVSGQEGIDVLRAASDVGVTVDAVVLDYHMPDMDGVATACAIRETHGSRSLPIVMLTSMDVRSSETNFFHGVVQATLMKPARSSLLLETIVDILQVAAQPRSKAAAVPPPADAASPVATVAPVSQSVSPNKPESRGQVDAPAAPARGSIDILVAEDNEVNQIVFTQILEDLGVRYKIADNGGSAFNMWKTMRPALVLMDVSMPVMNGHQATQAIREAEAADPELGHTPVIGVTAHALTGDKERCLAAGMDDYLSKPISPEKLDAKIHEWLPAEIAARINRA; this is encoded by the coding sequence GTGACATGGGGCGAGATCCGTCAGATCGTCACCAACCTCGCCGGCAATGCCATCAAATTCACAGAGACAGGTCACGTTCTGATCGAGTTGACCGGCACCTCTGCTGCTGAAGACATGATTGATTTCAAGTTGCAGGTTCAGGACACAGGCATGGGTATCCCGCCTGAAAAGCTTGAGGCGGTGTTCGACAAGTTCTCACAGGTCGACAATTCCTCCACCCGGCGTCACGAGGGGACCGGCCTGGGCTTGGCCATCACCTCGCGGTTGGTCAGCCTGATGGGTGGCAAGATCGGTGCCACCAGCACCCCGGGAGAGGGCTCGGTGTTCACCGTTGAGTTGCCGATGGCCATTGACCGCCAGGCTGCACCGGATCGGATCGTGCCGGTCGACGTCAGCGGGTCGCGAATCCTCGTTATCGATGACAATGCCGTCAATCGCGAGATCCTGATCGAACAGCTCACGGCCTGGGGGTTTGATGCCTGCGCCGCGGTCTCGGGACAGGAGGGGATAGATGTCCTGCGCGCAGCCAGCGATGTCGGTGTCACCGTGGATGCTGTCGTGCTTGACTATCACATGCCGGATATGGACGGAGTGGCCACCGCCTGCGCCATCCGCGAGACGCACGGTTCGCGCTCGCTGCCGATCGTCATGTTAACCTCGATGGACGTGAGATCGTCCGAGACGAATTTCTTCCATGGCGTGGTCCAGGCGACGCTGATGAAGCCTGCGAGATCGTCACTTCTGTTGGAAACCATTGTTGATATTTTGCAGGTCGCGGCTCAGCCCCGGTCAAAGGCCGCTGCGGTGCCGCCGCCGGCCGATGCCGCGTCACCTGTGGCCACCGTCGCACCGGTTTCGCAGTCCGTTTCACCGAACAAGCCCGAGTCCCGCGGTCAGGTCGATGCGCCGGCTGCTCCGGCACGCGGATCGATCGACATCCTTGTGGCCGAGGACAACGAGGTCAACCAGATCGTCTTCACCCAGATCCTTGAAGATCTTGGCGTGCGTTACAAGATTGCCGACAATGGCGGCAGCGCCTTCAATATGTGGAAGACAATGCGCCCGGCGCTGGTCCTGATGGATGTCTCGATGCCGGTGATGAATGGCCACCAGGCGACCCAGGCGATCCGCGAAGCCGAAGCAGCTGACCCCGAGCTTGGCCATACCCCGGTGATTGGCGTTACCGCCCATGCGCTCACCGGCGACAAGGAGCGCTGCCTGGCAGCGGGCATGGATGATTATCTTTCCAAGCCGATCAGCCCGGAGAAGCTGGACGCGAAAATCCACGAATGGCTTCCGGCCGAAATCGCCGCGCGCATCAATCGGGCATGA
- the uraH gene encoding hydroxyisourate hydrolase, with protein MPATPLATGRLTTHVLDTARGCPAAHLVIELVQVDGLDRRHVKTVQTNSDGRVDSPVLSAGELTSGVYELVFHAGDYLRSVGEELPNPAFLDVIPIRFGIADTSAHYHVPLLISAYGYSTYRGS; from the coding sequence ATGCCCGCCACACCGCTCGCAACCGGACGCCTGACGACCCATGTTCTCGACACCGCACGCGGCTGTCCTGCCGCCCATCTGGTCATCGAACTCGTTCAGGTTGACGGACTGGATCGACGCCACGTCAAGACCGTGCAAACCAATTCCGACGGACGCGTCGATAGCCCGGTGCTGTCGGCTGGCGAATTGACGAGTGGAGTCTACGAGCTGGTTTTTCATGCTGGTGATTATCTGCGCTCGGTGGGCGAAGAGTTGCCCAATCCGGCGTTTCTCGATGTTATCCCGATCCGCTTCGGCATAGCCGACACCAGCGCTCATTACCACGTACCGCTGCTGATCTCGGCTTACGGCTATTCAACCTATCGCGGTAGTTGA
- the puuE gene encoding allantoinase PuuE translates to MTQVVYPRDMVGYGRTPPDPQWPGSAHCAVQFVVNYEEGGESCILDGDPASENLLSEIVGAQPWPGQRNTNMESLYEYGSRVGFWRLWRLFTERNMPVTVYGVAAAMQRNPDAVAAMNEAGWEIASHGLRWLEYKDFSEDEEHRHIAECVRIHTEVTGSRPLGIYQGKPSVNTLQLVMEEGGFVYSADSYADELPYWVDGPKGPHLIVPYTLDANDMRFATPQGFNSGDQFFTYLKDTFDVLMAEGAAGSPKMMSIGLHCRLAGRPGRAAALARFLDYVASHDKAWVTRRIDIANHWHAHHHPEKTK, encoded by the coding sequence ATGACCCAGGTTGTTTACCCTCGTGACATGGTTGGCTACGGGCGTACCCCACCTGACCCGCAATGGCCCGGTAGCGCTCATTGCGCGGTTCAGTTTGTTGTCAATTACGAAGAGGGCGGCGAGAGCTGCATTCTTGATGGCGATCCCGCTTCAGAAAATCTTCTGTCGGAAATTGTCGGCGCACAGCCCTGGCCGGGACAGCGCAACACCAACATGGAATCGCTCTACGAGTATGGATCGCGCGTGGGCTTCTGGCGATTGTGGCGTCTATTCACCGAGCGCAATATGCCGGTTACGGTGTACGGCGTGGCGGCTGCCATGCAGCGCAATCCCGACGCTGTAGCCGCCATGAACGAAGCCGGTTGGGAGATCGCCAGTCACGGCCTGCGCTGGCTTGAGTACAAAGATTTTTCCGAGGACGAAGAGCATCGCCACATAGCCGAATGCGTCCGCATCCACACCGAGGTTACCGGTTCGCGGCCACTCGGCATCTACCAGGGCAAGCCGTCCGTCAATACTTTGCAACTGGTCATGGAGGAGGGCGGTTTTGTCTATTCAGCCGATTCCTACGCTGATGAACTGCCCTATTGGGTCGATGGCCCCAAGGGCCCACATCTGATCGTGCCCTATACGCTGGACGCCAATGACATGCGGTTTGCCACCCCTCAGGGCTTCAACTCGGGCGACCAGTTCTTCACCTACCTCAAGGATACATTCGACGTGTTGATGGCCGAGGGCGCCGCCGGCAGCCCGAAGATGATGTCGATCGGCCTGCATTGCCGCCTGGCCGGCCGGCCAGGTCGTGCCGCAGCACTGGCGCGGTTCCTCGATTATGTCGCCTCCCACGACAAGGCCTGGGTGACCCGCCGTATCGACATCGCCAATCACTGGCACGCCCATCACCATCCGGAGAAAACGAAATGA
- the mnmD gene encoding tRNA (5-methylaminomethyl-2-thiouridine)(34)-methyltransferase MnmD, with protein sequence MNTLPDPNETKPSAPDQLSWREGDMPYSEEFGDFYYSKTDGRSECRHVFLAGNDLPERFAGSNVFTIGELGFGTGLNFIETWSAWQMAAPEGARLEFHSFELHLLSRETMLRALSAWPDLAGRSQQLTDTWPQRPEGDIELEFVSGSKTVSLRIHHGQALLRLGEARLLADAWYLDGFSPARNPEMWSAELLGAVAQKTAPGGTAATYSAAGWVRRNLQAAGFAVEKRPGHVGKRDMSVGRLIG encoded by the coding sequence ATGAACACACTCCCCGACCCAAATGAAACCAAACCGAGCGCCCCAGACCAACTGTCCTGGCGCGAGGGCGATATGCCTTATTCAGAGGAATTTGGCGACTTCTATTATTCCAAGACCGATGGCCGGTCGGAGTGCCGACATGTATTTTTGGCCGGAAACGATCTGCCGGAGCGGTTTGCCGGCAGCAATGTGTTCACAATCGGCGAACTCGGGTTCGGCACCGGACTGAACTTCATCGAGACCTGGTCGGCTTGGCAAATGGCCGCACCGGAAGGGGCGAGGCTGGAGTTTCACTCGTTCGAGCTTCATCTTCTCTCACGCGAAACGATGTTGCGCGCACTTTCGGCCTGGCCGGATCTTGCAGGCCGCAGCCAGCAACTGACCGATACCTGGCCGCAGCGCCCGGAAGGCGACATTGAGCTGGAGTTTGTCAGCGGATCAAAAACGGTGAGCCTGCGGATCCATCATGGCCAGGCGCTGTTACGTCTGGGCGAGGCCCGGCTGCTAGCCGATGCCTGGTATCTTGACGGCTTTTCCCCCGCACGCAATCCGGAAATGTGGTCGGCAGAGCTGCTGGGCGCGGTCGCGCAGAAAACCGCTCCAGGTGGGACTGCGGCAACCTATTCGGCGGCCGGATGGGTGCGGCGCAATCTGCAGGCGGCAGGCTTTGCCGTTGAAAAACGTCCCGGACACGTGGGAAAGCGCGACATGAGCGTGGGCCGGCTCATCGGCTAA
- a CDS encoding ureidoglycolate lyase: MQELTLEPLTAKAFAPFGTVLDTDLAEKRMINEGTTERFHALATADTETEGGRTILSLFRGQPRVFPYKITMMERHPLGSQAFFPVTNRAWIAVVAEDEDGLPGPPRAFRVPGNVGVQYARNIWHHPLIAVGEPCNFLVMDREGDGTNLEEIGYPAPYVITAP, encoded by the coding sequence ATGCAAGAACTCACACTCGAGCCGCTGACGGCCAAAGCCTTTGCTCCCTTCGGCACCGTGCTCGACACTGATCTCGCTGAAAAGCGGATGATCAATGAAGGCACAACTGAGCGTTTCCATGCGCTCGCCACGGCCGATACAGAAACAGAGGGTGGCCGCACCATTCTGTCGCTGTTTCGCGGCCAGCCCCGGGTATTTCCCTACAAGATCACCATGATGGAACGCCACCCGCTTGGCAGCCAGGCGTTTTTCCCGGTCACCAACCGGGCCTGGATTGCGGTTGTCGCTGAGGACGAGGATGGCCTTCCGGGGCCGCCGCGCGCGTTCAGGGTGCCGGGCAATGTTGGTGTTCAATACGCTCGCAATATCTGGCATCATCCGCTGATCGCGGTGGGTGAACCCTGCAATTTTCTGGTAATGGACCGTGAAGGCGACGGCACCAATCTCGAAGAGATCGGGTATCCCGCGCCCTATGTCATCACCGCGCCTTGA